A single region of the Gephyromycinifex aptenodytis genome encodes:
- a CDS encoding glycosyltransferase: MSHPTAAIWRSQWLPASETFVRDHVTHLDRWRPLTLGLTAVDDRLGIVPDRAPFPANRLGRKLGRLSRRTGYAGVYDTFLRSHDASLLHAHFGTDATECRRIVRRLELPFIVTFHGYDATAAPRRDTDGRYRRELAEVFAQASVLLPVSNFIAGRIKALGAPADKVRVHYLGIPALPTAPTPPEGPRQGPARIVFVGRLEEGKGVDHLIQAFARLPRELRDEAQVDILGDGSLRPSLERLAHGIEGRVRFHGRVSPAEVAATLADSTLFVGPSQPTAAGWDEGLGLVFLEAAQNGVPVLSYATGGVPEAVQDGVTGLLAPVGDMDALTAHMELLLRDTQMARRMGEAGRARIARDFDLSRQTQRLERIYDECVGA; encoded by the coding sequence GTGAGTCATCCCACGGCCGCCATCTGGCGTTCCCAGTGGTTACCGGCATCCGAGACCTTCGTTCGGGACCACGTTACCCACCTGGACAGGTGGCGTCCCCTCACCCTGGGTCTGACGGCCGTCGACGACCGTCTCGGCATCGTGCCCGACCGTGCACCGTTCCCGGCGAACCGCCTCGGCCGCAAACTCGGCCGGTTGTCACGACGCACGGGTTACGCCGGGGTGTACGACACGTTCTTGCGCTCCCACGACGCCAGCCTGCTGCACGCGCACTTCGGTACTGATGCCACCGAGTGCCGCCGCATCGTGCGCCGCCTCGAGCTTCCCTTCATCGTCACCTTCCACGGGTACGACGCGACCGCCGCCCCCCGCCGCGACACTGACGGGCGCTATCGACGTGAGTTGGCGGAGGTCTTTGCGCAAGCCAGCGTGTTACTGCCGGTCTCCAACTTCATCGCCGGGCGAATCAAAGCCTTGGGTGCTCCCGCGGACAAGGTGCGAGTCCACTACCTGGGGATCCCGGCCCTGCCCACGGCACCGACGCCACCCGAAGGGCCCCGGCAGGGGCCTGCCCGGATCGTGTTCGTAGGGCGGCTGGAAGAAGGCAAGGGGGTCGACCACCTCATTCAGGCGTTCGCGCGCTTGCCGCGCGAACTCAGAGACGAAGCCCAGGTAGACATCCTCGGCGACGGCAGCCTGCGCCCCTCGCTCGAACGCCTGGCACACGGGATCGAAGGCCGGGTTCGGTTTCACGGCCGGGTGTCTCCGGCGGAAGTGGCCGCCACCTTGGCTGACAGCACGCTATTCGTGGGGCCATCGCAACCCACCGCAGCGGGATGGGATGAAGGGCTCGGCCTGGTTTTCCTAGAAGCTGCCCAGAACGGGGTGCCGGTGCTGTCCTATGCGACAGGCGGTGTGCCCGAGGCGGTGCAGGACGGGGTCACCGGCCTGCTGGCTCCGGTGGGCGATATGGACGCATTGACCGCGCACATGGAACTCTTACTTCGAGACACCCAGATGGCGCGACGAATGGGTGAGGCGGGTCGGGCGAGGATCGCCCGCGATTTCGACCTCAGCCGGCAGACGCAGCGACTGGAACGGATCTACGACGAGTGCGTGGGTGCGTGA
- a CDS encoding O-antigen ligase family protein, giving the protein MLTLACAALLRRRPMTLLMLGLLLHGLIPSVLVVSTLQLARFSLHPGSLLALWAAVIVLLDHRAGLSRVLSERFELVVVAVGVVLSGLLHALLVTGGPPALGFVLDQTFIPLVTLFSVGALLVENPRSIETIRWTLAGLGVATAVLALAQSATNRVLFFESAFSQQEWYGRSDIRWMATFDHPLVLSMVLACVIPLMVSVRRWWLSIPVVSLALAGIVVTESRFGIGVGILATGYVLLRGRMSRPVRSVMWCVAGVAAALVVSAGLLAGVQERFATADDSTEARVAAVEYFVEILPRYLWSGGGTGASYTIAANGGLESSFENSFLMMILDVGLPTALLYFGLLVACILIGLRRRADEGFIISSVVALISVLSFSALGVRSAVALIMWVIAAGALFGPGREYPRAPHRRRSAAASPAVAPTGALNTRRNHR; this is encoded by the coding sequence ATGCTCACCCTAGCGTGCGCCGCGCTGCTGCGGCGTAGACCGATGACGCTGCTCATGCTCGGACTTCTTCTGCACGGGCTCATCCCCTCGGTGCTGGTGGTCAGCACGTTGCAACTGGCCCGCTTCTCCCTGCACCCGGGCTCGCTCCTGGCCCTATGGGCCGCAGTGATCGTGCTGCTGGATCATCGCGCCGGCCTGTCGCGGGTCCTCAGCGAACGCTTTGAGCTCGTCGTGGTGGCTGTCGGCGTCGTCCTCTCCGGGCTGCTGCACGCACTACTGGTCACAGGCGGGCCCCCGGCGCTCGGCTTCGTCCTGGACCAGACCTTCATCCCCCTGGTGACCCTGTTCAGTGTCGGGGCGCTGTTGGTCGAGAATCCCCGCTCAATCGAGACAATCCGTTGGACGCTTGCCGGTCTGGGGGTCGCGACTGCGGTACTGGCCTTGGCCCAGTCGGCGACTAACCGGGTGCTGTTCTTTGAGAGCGCTTTCTCACAACAAGAGTGGTACGGACGCAGCGACATCCGTTGGATGGCGACCTTCGACCACCCGCTGGTGTTGTCGATGGTGTTGGCCTGCGTCATCCCGTTGATGGTCAGCGTGCGCCGCTGGTGGCTCTCGATCCCCGTGGTCTCCTTGGCGCTGGCCGGCATCGTCGTCACCGAATCCCGTTTCGGGATCGGGGTCGGGATCCTGGCCACCGGGTATGTGCTGCTGCGCGGGCGGATGTCACGCCCGGTTCGCTCGGTGATGTGGTGTGTCGCCGGGGTGGCGGCGGCCTTGGTCGTTTCGGCCGGTCTGCTAGCAGGCGTGCAGGAGCGATTCGCGACCGCAGACGACTCCACCGAAGCTCGGGTCGCCGCGGTGGAGTACTTCGTGGAGATTCTGCCGCGCTATCTGTGGTCCGGGGGTGGCACCGGGGCCAGCTATACCATCGCGGCCAACGGAGGCTTGGAGTCGAGTTTCGAGAACTCCTTCCTCATGATGATCCTGGACGTCGGGTTGCCTACAGCGTTGCTGTATTTCGGGCTCCTGGTCGCGTGCATCCTGATCGGTCTCCGGCGCCGCGCGGACGAGGGATTCATCATCTCCTCGGTCGTGGCGCTGATCTCAGTGCTGTCGTTCAGCGCGCTGGGGGTCCGCTCGGCGGTTGCCCTGATCATGTGGGTGATCGCCGCTGGCGCCCTGTTCGGGCCGGGGCGTGAATATCCCCGGGCGCCTCATCGTCGCCGCAGCGCGGCTGCCTCGCCGGCGGTGGCGCCGACTGGGGCACTCAACACAAGGAGGAATCACCGGTGA
- a CDS encoding glycosyltransferase family 2 protein: MNAPTRSWPSVTAVIPTILRSEDELRRAVASVLAQSAPVTEAIVVVDRADPVQDLPEFDDQRVRVICNEGPHGPGAARMCGVAAATGELIAWLDDDDTWTPDRLAAQLDAWSHCPRPEVTIVAGRSRLEGAQGSVLTPDRPPRTGELLADYLFPPPGFARAPRRSLCTPSLLIPRWILQAYPLDLSLRRWEDYEWLLRVIDAGTALLVVPDIACVIDQRRESGASLSGKHRPDVDRRWAQENLAGRSMNAYDVFVLTYVVPGLAGEHRSTEIAGVLASALRRGAPAALLMKGALWGVLDEQSRERLRRTVGRWRSRLR; encoded by the coding sequence ATGAACGCACCGACTCGCTCCTGGCCCTCGGTGACCGCCGTCATTCCGACGATTCTGCGCAGCGAGGACGAGCTACGCCGAGCCGTCGCTTCGGTCCTGGCCCAAAGCGCGCCAGTGACGGAGGCCATCGTCGTGGTCGACCGCGCGGACCCGGTGCAGGACCTTCCGGAGTTCGACGATCAGCGAGTACGCGTCATCTGCAACGAGGGACCGCACGGACCCGGCGCGGCCCGGATGTGTGGTGTCGCCGCTGCAACTGGTGAATTGATTGCCTGGCTGGACGACGATGACACCTGGACCCCGGATCGTCTGGCAGCACAACTGGACGCCTGGTCGCACTGCCCTAGGCCAGAAGTGACTATCGTTGCGGGACGCTCGCGATTGGAAGGTGCCCAGGGTTCGGTTCTGACCCCGGACCGCCCCCCGCGGACAGGCGAATTGCTCGCCGACTACCTATTTCCGCCGCCAGGCTTCGCCCGGGCTCCTCGTCGGTCCTTGTGCACCCCTTCGCTATTGATCCCGAGGTGGATCCTGCAGGCATATCCCTTGGATCTGAGCCTGCGTCGGTGGGAGGACTATGAATGGCTGCTCCGGGTCATCGACGCCGGGACGGCGCTTCTGGTCGTCCCAGACATCGCCTGCGTCATCGATCAGCGACGCGAGAGTGGTGCCTCTCTCTCCGGTAAACACCGCCCCGACGTTGATCGGCGCTGGGCACAGGAGAATCTGGCCGGGCGTTCGATGAATGCCTACGACGTATTCGTGCTGACCTATGTCGTTCCCGGTCTGGCCGGGGAACACCGCAGCACGGAGATCGCCGGAGTGTTGGCCTCGGCTCTGCGACGCGGAGCACCTGCTGCGCTGCTGATGAAGGGAGCCCTATGGGGTGTCCTGGATGAGCAGTCCAGAGAACGGTTGCGTCGAACCGTGGGGCGCTGGCGCTCCCGGTTGCGTTGA
- a CDS encoding glycosyltransferase family 4 protein — MKLAERLPNSMGQTRLIEDVSVRPLRVCLVGSAPASAQSRGGMASVMALSLRGMGPQVQLEHITTYRDTDAADRAKVGASGLARLAARLSARNVDVVHVHMSYKGSVARKVVVLRMAKAFGVPTVLHAHSHGFKAWFDSCSALTQRAIRRGLSAQRWIVLGEGLKREYVEMFDLDPDQVIVLRNPVPLRPAPQRAERGSDAPFQLLFLGRLGQRKGTYDLIAALARLPRELRMRTVLTLAGDGEIEEAKLAARRAGVEDQVVFPGWIDPAERARLLDQADAFVLPSYEEGLPMALLEAMSHGVPVLTCPVGGIGEVIRHGENGLLVTPGDVSALVEALTELSEPKAAARIGQAGWQTSTQFDVETWRGELVQLWTSLAS; from the coding sequence ATGAAGCTCGCAGAGCGCCTCCCCAACAGCATGGGCCAGACCCGCCTCATCGAGGATGTATCCGTGCGTCCCCTCCGGGTCTGCCTCGTCGGATCCGCACCCGCCTCTGCTCAGAGCCGCGGCGGTATGGCCAGCGTGATGGCGCTCTCCCTGCGGGGAATGGGGCCGCAGGTGCAACTCGAGCACATCACGACCTACCGGGACACCGACGCCGCCGATCGCGCCAAGGTGGGCGCGTCCGGATTGGCTCGGCTGGCAGCCCGTCTGAGCGCCCGAAACGTGGACGTCGTGCATGTGCACATGTCATACAAGGGCAGCGTGGCGCGCAAAGTTGTGGTCTTGCGCATGGCCAAGGCCTTCGGGGTACCGACCGTTCTGCACGCACACAGCCACGGTTTCAAGGCATGGTTCGATTCCTGTTCAGCTCTGACCCAGCGAGCGATTCGGCGTGGGCTTTCGGCCCAACGGTGGATCGTGCTGGGGGAGGGCCTCAAACGCGAGTATGTCGAGATGTTCGATCTGGACCCGGACCAGGTCATCGTGTTGCGCAACCCCGTGCCGCTGCGGCCAGCCCCGCAACGAGCTGAGCGGGGTAGCGATGCGCCGTTCCAACTGCTGTTCCTGGGCCGGTTGGGTCAGCGGAAGGGCACCTACGATCTCATCGCTGCGCTGGCGCGGCTACCCCGTGAACTGCGCATGCGTACGGTGCTGACCCTGGCTGGAGACGGCGAGATCGAAGAGGCCAAGCTCGCTGCGCGCCGCGCAGGGGTCGAGGACCAAGTGGTCTTCCCCGGCTGGATCGACCCTGCAGAGCGCGCCCGGCTGCTGGATCAGGCCGATGCCTTCGTGCTGCCCAGCTACGAAGAAGGCCTGCCGATGGCTTTGCTGGAGGCGATGAGTCACGGTGTGCCGGTGCTGACCTGCCCCGTCGGCGGAATCGGAGAGGTCATCCGTCACGGAGAGAACGGTCTGCTCGTGACGCCCGGCGACGTGAGCGCTCTCGTGGAGGCACTCACCGAGTTGTCTGAGCCGAAGGCGGCGGCTCGTATTGGGCAGGCTGGATGGCAAACCTCGACGCAGTTCGACGTCGAGACGTGGCGTGGCGAGTTGGTCCAGCTGTGGACCTCACTAGCCTCATGA
- a CDS encoding glycosyltransferase, which translates to MSGRLLVASTGGHLEQLHRLEPRLRPTADRVAYATFEDQQSSSLLAGREVHYVPRIPPRGAKQALVTLPQAFRILKSGQFSSVVSTGSAIAIPFFTAARSLGIECHYVESSARVEGPSLTGRMMTKVPGVHLYAQYERWAERPWAYQGSVFDSFTRDSAVRPSGAGINRVVVTLGTMRGYPYRRAVDAVQRVLAEVAATDVSVLWQVGDTPVADLGLDGRFLVPAADLSAAIRDSDLVFAHAGVGSCLQILDAGRCPVLLPRVAARGEHIDDHQWMIADELHGRGLAVSRDADALTAGDALEARSKGVIAVTAPPFSLHTGHRSVPSSGSEDVAA; encoded by the coding sequence ATGTCCGGACGTCTTTTGGTCGCCTCAACAGGCGGCCATCTGGAGCAATTGCATCGGTTGGAGCCGCGGCTTCGACCCACTGCTGACCGGGTGGCCTATGCCACCTTCGAAGACCAGCAGTCGAGCTCCCTGCTGGCGGGGCGCGAGGTCCACTATGTGCCGCGGATACCGCCACGAGGGGCTAAGCAGGCATTGGTCACCCTTCCGCAAGCCTTCCGCATCCTCAAAAGTGGGCAATTCTCCTCTGTGGTTTCCACAGGTTCGGCTATTGCGATTCCGTTCTTCACTGCGGCCCGAAGCCTTGGCATCGAATGTCATTACGTGGAGAGTTCCGCCCGCGTCGAAGGGCCGAGTTTGACCGGCCGAATGATGACCAAGGTGCCCGGTGTCCACCTTTACGCCCAATACGAGCGGTGGGCAGAGCGCCCGTGGGCCTACCAAGGGTCGGTGTTTGACAGTTTCACTCGGGACTCAGCGGTCAGGCCGAGCGGCGCTGGGATCAACCGGGTTGTTGTCACGCTCGGCACCATGCGCGGGTATCCGTACCGTCGTGCCGTCGATGCAGTTCAGCGCGTCCTGGCCGAGGTGGCAGCTACGGATGTTTCCGTCCTGTGGCAGGTGGGGGATACCCCGGTGGCCGACCTGGGTCTCGACGGTCGTTTCCTTGTTCCCGCCGCTGACTTGAGCGCAGCGATCAGGGACTCAGACCTGGTCTTCGCCCATGCAGGCGTGGGGTCATGTCTGCAGATTCTCGATGCGGGACGATGCCCCGTATTGCTGCCGCGGGTCGCCGCGCGTGGCGAACACATCGACGACCACCAGTGGATGATCGCCGACGAGCTCCATGGCCGCGGCCTCGCGGTCAGTCGCGATGCCGACGCGTTGACCGCAGGTGACGCGCTCGAAGCGCGCTCAAAAGGAGTGATCGCCGTGACCGCCCCGCCGTTCTCGCTGCACACCGGACATCGCTCCGTGCCGAGCAGCGGCAGCGAGGACGTCGCGGCATGA
- a CDS encoding heparin lyase I family protein, translated as MFSVLSRSRTTRLATSLALVAALGGGAAATLPSSASAAPAAATKAAAAATAPSSRFSAYKTHAWDGQQPIVGADQWDFVLPATKSAPDRRRSELWWALDGAAVSYSEGDVATYQAEVTAKLGQAANERGQWHVLWQLLGTTNGQWKGPSIALTVADGQLRITGGNGHEGHNPGAGRVYSWANDLAPYVDGRTYQVKIQDYLSSDPNSGWISVWVDGKKVLDRWRPTSRTGLRPGTFYPGSSEVYSRSGLYRGSDRTKTPTYQQSARHTKVLMS; from the coding sequence ATGTTCTCAGTCCTATCCCGCTCCCGCACCACCCGCCTGGCGACCTCGCTCGCTCTGGTCGCCGCTCTCGGCGGCGGCGCCGCCGCCACCCTGCCCAGCTCGGCCTCTGCCGCACCGGCTGCCGCCACCAAGGCCGCGGCCGCGGCCACCGCGCCGAGCTCCCGATTCAGCGCCTACAAAACCCACGCCTGGGACGGACAGCAGCCCATCGTCGGCGCAGACCAATGGGACTTCGTCCTTCCCGCGACGAAGTCGGCGCCGGATCGGCGTCGTAGCGAACTGTGGTGGGCTCTTGACGGCGCGGCCGTCTCCTATAGCGAGGGCGACGTCGCCACCTATCAGGCTGAGGTCACCGCCAAGCTCGGGCAGGCCGCCAACGAGCGCGGTCAGTGGCACGTGCTGTGGCAGCTGCTCGGTACTACCAACGGCCAATGGAAAGGCCCGTCGATCGCATTGACCGTCGCCGACGGGCAGTTGCGCATCACCGGCGGAAACGGCCATGAGGGACATAACCCCGGCGCCGGCCGCGTCTACAGCTGGGCCAACGACTTGGCTCCCTATGTCGATGGACGCACCTATCAGGTGAAGATTCAGGACTACCTCAGCTCCGACCCTAACAGCGGTTGGATCAGTGTCTGGGTGGACGGCAAGAAGGTACTCGACCGCTGGAGGCCGACCTCACGCACCGGGTTGCGCCCAGGCACCTTCTACCCCGGAAGCTCTGAGGTGTATTCCCGCTCAGGCCTGTATCGAGGTTCAGACCGCACCAAGACGCCGACCTACCAGCAAAGCGCCCGCCACACGAAAGTCCTGATGTCCTAA
- a CDS encoding AMP-binding protein: MTASDPALAQGLAQYQAAAEREESILVRPSQDHPGLAQVVHMLQPRSALPLLVTDLRGNSQRLLAEQDGGSIEREPTLAFFTSGSTGSPKCVVYTRDTVDAHAGAIAAALELARKPQRRYFALTPPGFAYGLSIVNSHLHSGVGVTFCESDWGLNSLNSAIADVEAADDIALYLLPQHVPLVLSAPLEHERISRFIVAGGRLSGSAAAALAERCPGARLTNMYGQAELGPRLSMWQGPLNEYVEGLIGEPLPGVELELRATEHEHADGTEASEILARTPFAMSWALPAPYDTPVPGPTPRASTGTRDLAIRTPDGSLVHRGRADHVLNVAGTKVDMRRVTTMVEQAFTPIIVRADSRPARVGGDMVPVIEIIPQPEFPLKKADVKRLLHPEFGALVALFEIHIVDRLRLKESGK; this comes from the coding sequence GTGACAGCGAGCGATCCGGCGCTCGCGCAGGGGCTCGCGCAGTACCAGGCCGCAGCAGAACGTGAGGAGTCGATCCTCGTGCGGCCGTCCCAGGATCACCCGGGCTTGGCACAGGTCGTGCACATGCTGCAGCCGCGTTCGGCTCTGCCGCTGCTCGTCACCGATTTGCGGGGGAACTCGCAACGGTTGCTCGCCGAGCAGGACGGCGGGAGCATTGAGCGCGAACCCACCTTGGCTTTCTTCACTTCCGGCTCGACCGGTTCACCGAAATGTGTTGTCTACACCCGAGACACCGTCGATGCGCACGCGGGCGCTATCGCCGCAGCGCTAGAGCTGGCAAGGAAACCCCAGCGCCGCTATTTCGCCTTGACCCCGCCCGGCTTCGCTTATGGGCTCAGCATCGTTAACAGCCACCTGCACAGTGGGGTCGGCGTGACCTTCTGCGAAAGCGATTGGGGACTGAACAGCCTGAACAGTGCCATCGCGGATGTTGAGGCGGCCGACGACATCGCACTTTATCTTTTGCCGCAGCACGTTCCGCTCGTGTTGAGCGCTCCCCTTGAGCACGAGCGGATCTCCCGCTTCATCGTTGCGGGCGGGCGCCTGTCAGGGTCGGCTGCGGCGGCCCTGGCCGAACGATGCCCCGGCGCCCGGCTGACCAACATGTACGGCCAGGCGGAGCTCGGCCCTCGCCTGTCGATGTGGCAGGGGCCGCTCAACGAGTACGTGGAGGGATTGATCGGGGAGCCGCTACCGGGGGTAGAACTCGAGCTGCGGGCTACCGAGCACGAGCACGCTGATGGAACAGAAGCCTCGGAGATCCTGGCCCGTACGCCGTTCGCCATGTCATGGGCGCTGCCCGCCCCCTACGACACCCCCGTTCCGGGGCCGACGCCGCGGGCGAGCACGGGAACTCGCGATCTGGCGATCCGCACCCCAGACGGTTCGCTGGTTCACCGTGGACGCGCTGACCACGTCCTCAATGTGGCCGGAACCAAGGTGGACATGCGCCGCGTTACGACGATGGTAGAGCAGGCCTTCACCCCCATCATCGTGCGCGCCGACTCCAGACCGGCCCGCGTCGGGGGCGACATGGTCCCGGTCATAGAGATCATTCCCCAGCCTGAATTCCCGCTGAAGAAGGCCGACGTCAAGCGGCTGCTACACCCTGAATTCGGGGCGCTGGTCGCCCTGTTCGAGATCCACATCGTGGATCGCCTACGTTTGAAGGAGAGCGGAAAGTGA
- the nadE gene encoding NAD(+) synthase, with protein sequence MKAELPTRKTWLKDEIDQLGRRGALVQLSGGIDSSVVLHLCAQALGPDKVVALYLPDSSTGPETKEFVDAAAQSAGVELIEQSIASAIDAQCPREEITRIIRTYAPEYDPSTHAYSVNASQRMAKRLGALVYQVVIGPRHGQADTVLRVSVEDLRAIIAYQNRKQRTRMTFAYAEAEARNFAVIGASNGDELDTGFVVKYGDDAADICAIGDLAKPEVYALARELGVPEQIIARPPTTDTFALEQTQEDYYYSLPADLLRILGTMSDEELADDAVLTPLLDQAPGWSVASLRQVAVGLRALLRYQRTRSLRLS encoded by the coding sequence GTGAAGGCAGAACTGCCTACCCGAAAGACCTGGCTCAAGGATGAAATCGACCAATTGGGCCGAAGGGGCGCCCTCGTACAACTCTCTGGCGGAATCGACTCTTCCGTCGTGCTGCACCTGTGCGCGCAAGCCCTCGGGCCGGACAAGGTCGTAGCCCTCTACCTGCCTGACTCCTCCACCGGACCGGAGACGAAGGAATTCGTCGACGCTGCCGCGCAGAGCGCCGGCGTGGAACTGATTGAGCAGTCGATCGCCTCCGCCATCGATGCTCAGTGCCCCCGGGAAGAAATCACCCGCATCATCCGCACCTACGCACCCGAGTACGACCCCAGCACCCACGCCTACTCGGTCAACGCTTCCCAGCGGATGGCCAAGCGGCTCGGGGCGCTGGTCTACCAGGTCGTCATCGGCCCTCGGCACGGGCAGGCCGACACGGTGCTGCGGGTATCCGTGGAGGATCTGCGGGCGATCATCGCCTACCAGAACCGTAAGCAGCGCACACGCATGACCTTTGCCTATGCCGAGGCCGAGGCACGCAACTTCGCCGTCATCGGGGCCTCCAACGGGGACGAGCTCGACACCGGCTTCGTCGTCAAGTACGGCGACGACGCGGCTGACATCTGCGCTATCGGAGACCTGGCCAAGCCCGAGGTCTACGCCCTTGCCCGTGAGCTGGGAGTTCCCGAGCAGATCATCGCTCGCCCACCCACAACGGACACCTTCGCCCTGGAGCAGACGCAGGAGGATTACTACTACTCCCTGCCTGCCGACCTGCTGCGCATCCTGGGCACTATGAGCGACGAAGAACTGGCTGATGACGCTGTTCTGACGCCCTTGCTCGACCAGGCCCCCGGATGGAGTGTGGCCTCGCTGCGCCAAGTGGCCGTCGGCCTGCGGGCGCTGTTGCGCTACCAGCGCACCCGCAGCCTGCGCCTCAGCTGA